A single genomic interval of Lewinellaceae bacterium harbors:
- a CDS encoding RNA polymerase sigma factor gives MTRFEFSRELQSHKDLLFSFALKMSRNYQDAQDLFQDASIRGFKYRNRFEPGTNFRAWMATIIRHTLIDSYRKKQQRPFLNEPIEKFAFAVENKNAIANSGEQNLRLRELLSHLNALKNRYRTPFLMYYQGYEYKEIAEYLDIPMGTVKSRLNTARSMLKQRLMKVA, from the coding sequence ATGACACGCTTCGAATTCAGCCGCGAACTGCAATCCCACAAGGATTTATTATTCTCCTTTGCCCTGAAAATGTCCCGGAATTATCAGGATGCTCAAGACCTGTTCCAGGATGCCTCCATTAGGGGGTTCAAGTACCGGAACCGGTTCGAACCGGGCACTAACTTCCGCGCATGGATGGCAACCATCATTCGCCATACGCTCATCGATAGCTATCGCAAGAAGCAACAACGCCCTTTCCTGAATGAACCCATCGAGAAATTTGCCTTCGCTGTCGAAAACAAAAACGCCATAGCCAACAGTGGCGAACAGAACCTGAGGCTACGAGAACTGCTGTCGCATCTCAACGCGCTGAAAAACCGGTACCGAACGCCTTTCCTCATGTACTACCAGGGTTATGAGTACAAGGAAATCGCTGAATATTTGGACATTCCCATGGGCACGGTAAAAAGCCGGCTCAACACCGCCCGCTCGATGCTGAAACAGCGCCTTATGAAGGTGGCTTAA